In the genome of Croceimicrobium hydrocarbonivorans, one region contains:
- a CDS encoding fibronectin type III domain-containing protein, with protein MMRVLSSLVFICLFLVACTEFQEPQLDDEKIEIFIPRDSLVTELSSQLFYWYEVDGALDYEFQIAQPNFEQINRLVVDTIVTETKVRFTLAPGAYEWRVRAFNNSSATAYTLYRLYVDSTLDLSSQEVLLLSPADKDTTNKKNQILKWQSLYNAEYYTIDLAAGNSFGTILNSWSPVEPSQNINLDEEGNYLWRVRALNTTSLSPYSERSFFLDTTAPAKPQLISPSNGQSLSNASVNFQWLHYRMGGASIRDSIQLATDSLFLLIYADAEVRGTSLVVDTLSSGQYFWRLKSIDKAGNRSPFSSVRSFQIP; from the coding sequence ATGATGAGAGTACTAAGTAGCTTGGTTTTCATCTGCCTGTTTCTGGTGGCTTGTACTGAATTCCAGGAACCTCAGCTTGATGATGAGAAAATTGAGATTTTTATCCCAAGGGATAGCCTTGTTACGGAGTTGTCTTCTCAATTGTTTTACTGGTATGAAGTAGACGGCGCTTTGGATTATGAGTTTCAAATTGCGCAACCAAACTTTGAACAAATAAATCGCTTGGTAGTGGATACTATCGTTACTGAAACTAAAGTGCGATTTACCCTTGCTCCGGGGGCTTATGAATGGAGGGTTAGAGCTTTTAATAATTCGAGCGCAACTGCCTATACTCTATATCGATTGTATGTGGATAGTACCCTGGACTTAAGCAGTCAGGAGGTTCTCTTACTTAGTCCTGCTGATAAGGATACTACAAATAAGAAGAATCAGATCCTGAAATGGCAATCCCTCTATAATGCTGAATATTATACGATTGATTTAGCTGCGGGGAATAGCTTTGGAACCATTCTTAATTCATGGTCACCAGTAGAGCCGAGTCAAAACATAAACTTGGATGAAGAAGGTAATTACTTGTGGAGAGTTCGAGCCTTAAATACCACCAGTTTAAGTCCCTATAGCGAAAGGAGCTTTTTTCTGGATACCACTGCCCCTGCTAAGCCTCAACTTATTAGTCCGTCAAATGGGCAAAGTTTAAGCAATGCATCAGTTAACTTCCAGTGGCTGCATTATCGAATGGGGGGAGCTTCTATCCGGGATAGTATACAGTTGGCAACCGACAGTTTGTTTTTATTGATTTATGCTGATGCTGAGGTAAGGGGCACAAGCTTGGTGGTGGATACCCTTTCCAGTGGTCAATATTTCTGGCGACTTAAGTCGATTGATAAGGCAGGAAATAGGAGTCCGTTTAGTTCAGTTCGTAGTTTTCAAATTCCATGA